The window TTGAATGCATTGGTCTGGAGTAGTAGTTTATACAAAGCTGCACAGCATCACAGTGAATATCTTGTGAAGTTAAACAGGCAACTGAAATCTGATGTTACTCTTAATTTTATTATTGGGCATTTTGAAAATCAGAAAGTAGATGGCATATTAAGCATGAGCTTTGAAGAACGAATTAATAAATTTTATAGAAATAGTAATGCTTCTGAGTGTGTTGCTTTTTTCGGAATGCTTAAAAATAATTTTGAGAAAGGAGCTAACTCTATTATCTACATTTGGAAGCGTAGCCCGCAACACAATGCTATTCTTTTAGAACCGAATTCTAAATTTGGCGTTGTATCATGCGATAATTTCAATAATGCAGGTGGGATTTCGACATTTGTCAGTGCCTATTAATGTAAGTTGCCACCTATTGAAAACATAATTTTTTGAAAGAAAAGTTCCAGATAAATAATTTCACCTTAAGTAAAAATCCTTTAATGGTAGTTGCATGAATTTTTCTTGGAATCATAGAGGTAATTTGAGCAAACATCGATTCAATCAGTTTTCGGATTCTGCTTTTGTAATACTTTCTGTAAGCAGGTTCTGTTCTCTTGCTGTTGCATTTTCTTTCTGTGTCGTGCCAAATGTTTTCACTTTCCTTGAGCAAATCTTCAAACGCATAATCGGTGTAAGCGCTGTCAGAAATATTCCTGCTTCCTTCCGGAAGATTCATAGACAAGGCATGCATTCCTTTACTGTCGTGCCAACTGCCGGGAACAATGGCAAACTCAACTGGCACTCCATCAACTGTAGCGATAACTTGCACTCTGAAACCGTAAAAATATTGGCTCTTGGAAACACATTTGCCCCGATATTCTTCATCCAGTGGAAGAATGCGATTGCCGAATATGCGAATGTTATGGCAGAGGGCTACAGGAAAACTATCCATGATATATTCCATTCGTGTGTCGAATTGTTTGATGATTTCTCCCACCGAAAGAAAAACAGAATGCAAAAGTTCGTCTATGGCATGAACTCTTCTGCTGAAACGGCTTTTCTTCAGTACACGGCTGAACACGTGGGCACGAACAAAACACAACGCACGCTCGTGATTGCCTCCGAAATACAAGGCAGCCAGCAGCGCGGTGGTCATTATTTCAGCATCGTTCATCATTCGTTGTTTGTCTTGCTGATGGTTAATTGCTTTAAGGTAGTCGTCCAGAAAGCAGTAAATTGCAACGGCATTGTCTATCATGATTTTTATAAAGGTTGGTTGAACTCACCTTTATTAATGAAATCATCGATGGACTTTGCCTTGTAAAGAACCCTGCGCCAAGAGCGCAGGGCGTTATTATTTTATTTTTCACAATTCAAAAAGTTTCAACTGCTTGACATCATTATGACGACCTTGATTACGAATATAATTCTCAATCGTCTTTTTACTTCCTCGACCGC is drawn from Bacteroidota bacterium and contains these coding sequences:
- a CDS encoding IS982 family transposase, translating into MIDNAVAIYCFLDDYLKAINHQQDKQRMMNDAEIMTTALLAALYFGGNHERALCFVRAHVFSRVLKKSRFSRRVHAIDELLHSVFLSVGEIIKQFDTRMEYIMDSFPVALCHNIRIFGNRILPLDEEYRGKCVSKSQYFYGFRVQVIATVDGVPVEFAIVPGSWHDSKGMHALSMNLPEGSRNISDSAYTDYAFEDLLKESENIWHDTERKCNSKRTEPAYRKYYKSRIRKLIESMFAQITSMIPRKIHATTIKGFLLKVKLFIWNFSFKKLCFQ
- a CDS encoding CAP domain-containing protein yields the protein MKQKLTILLLLTSLFVAAQTKLDSLVFQKINEYRIAKGLNALVWSSSLYKAAQHHSEYLVKLNRQLKSDVTLNFIIGHFENQKVDGILSMSFEERINKFYRNSNASECVAFFGMLKNNFEKGANSIIYIWKRSPQHNAILLEPNSKFGVVSCDNFNNAGGISTFVSAY